Proteins encoded in a region of the Balaenoptera ricei isolate mBalRic1 chromosome 19, mBalRic1.hap2, whole genome shotgun sequence genome:
- the LOC132353874 gene encoding zinc finger protein 835-like: MSPAARSSSCTPASSAARPSRAPQDCCSPRASTRVSGPMCAERGQAFVRCSGLQGHQKTHSAEHRNRAAALATRAFRPRCSLRGEKPHECTECTKAFGLLSHLAEHRRRAHTGERPYGCPECGKTFQGCSELHQHERLHSGEKPCIRADCGRAFVRNCSLARPARAHRRAALRVRRLQPALQPPRVPAAARGRRVKPRLAHTASTGVPHLKLPRGLQ, from the coding sequence ATGAGCCCGGCCGCCCGGTCCAGCAGCTGTACGCCTGCGTCGAGTGCGGCAAGGCCTTCACGTGCACCTCAAGACTGCTGCAGCCCGAGGGCATCCACACGGGTGAGCGGCCCTATGTGTGCTGAACGCGGCCAGGCCTTCGTGCGCTGCTCCGGCCTCCAGGGTCACCAGAAGACGCACTCGGCCGAGCACCGCAACCGCGCCGCGGCCCTGGCCACGCGGGCCTTCCGGCCGAGGTGCTCGCTGCGCGGGGAGAAGCCCCATGAGTGCACCGAGTGTACCAAGGCATTCGGCCTGCTCTCGCACCTGGCGGAGCACCGGCGGCGCGCGCACACCGGCGAGCGGCCCTACGGCTGTCCCGAGTGCGGCAAGACCTTCCAGGGCTGCTCCGAGCTGCACCAGCACGAGCGCCTGCACTCGGGGGAGAAGCCCTGCATCCGCGCCGACTGCGGCCGGGCCTTCGTGCGCAACTGCAGCCTCGCGCGCCCGGCGCGCGCACACCGGCGAGCGGCCCTACGCGTGCGGCGCCTTCAGCCAGCGCTCCAACCTCCACGAGTACCAGCAGCGGCCCGCGGGCGGCGCGTTAAACCTCGCCTCGCGCACACGGCGTCCACAGGTGTCCCCCACCTGAAGCTTCCTAGGGGGCTTCAGTAG
- the LOC132353875 gene encoding alpha-1B-glycoprotein-like, producing the protein MSARVALLLLWGLALNPVTEEAIFFDTRPTLWAEVESLLEPWANVTLTCQSPLWTLEFQLLKDGVAQELVHLGSPATEYRFPLGAVTGDTRGLYRCRYSMDSGRTSLSNLVEVTGAEPLPPPLLSTKPVPWITRGLNTTLLCLGGLRGVTFLLRREGDDQFLEVAEAPEDTQATFPVHRAGNYSCSYRTHASGAPSEPSATVTIEELATPPPPTLTLNSGFAGLLRPGSRTTLTCVAPLSGVDFQLRRGEEVLRVPMASTSPDRVFFQLNTLAPGDGGVYTCRYRLRDELAPWSLDSAPAELVLSDGTLPAPELSAEPATLRPEPGTLVQLRCRAPRAGVRFALVREGAGQRRVHGLLSPAGTEAHFELRDVSAVDSANYSCVYTDTAPPLAGSAPSAPVELRVDGPLPRPRLRPLWTGAVTPGRDAVLRCEGHVPDVSFLLLRSGEEEPSAVVWTTHPSADLVLTYVGPQHAGNYSCGYRSNWPHSLLSQLSDPVELQVAGGARFRGRVEAPGLCPDCTLLQECPSPHLLPALTLA; encoded by the exons ATGTCCGCACGGGTGGCCCTCCTGCTGCTCTGGG GTCTCGCCCTGAACCCAGTGACCGAGGAGGCCATAT TCTTCGACACAAGGCCAACCCTGTGGGCAGAGGTCGAATCGCTGCTGGAACCCTGGGCCAACGTGACGCTGACATGCCAGAGCCCCCTGTGGACCCTGGAGTTCCAGCTCCTCAAGGATGGGGTGGCCCAGGAACTGGTGCACCTGGGTTCACCTGCCACCGAGTACAGGTTCCCGCTGGGAGCAGTGACCGGTGACACCCGGGGCCTCTACCGCTGCCGCTACAGCATGGACAGTGGGAGGACCAGCCTGAGCAACCTCGTGGAGGTGACTGGAGCAG AGCCCCTGCCGCCACCCTTGCTCTCGACCAAGCCCGTGCCCTGGATCACACGGGGCCTGAACACCACGCTGCTGTGCCTCGGGGGACTTCGCGGTGTGACCTTCCTGCTGAGGCGGGAAGGCGACGACCAGTTTCTGGAGGTGGCTGAGGCCCCAGAGGACACGCAGGCCACCTTCCCAGTCCACCGGGCTGGCAACTACAGCTGCAGCTACCGGACCCACGCATCAGGCGCCCCCTCGGAGCCCAGTGCCACTGTGACCATAGAGGAGCTGG CCACGCCGCCGCCACCCACGCTGACCCTGAACAGCGGGTTCGCCGGGCTCCTGCGCCCCGGCTCGCGCACGACTCTCACCTGCGTGGCGCCCCTGAGCGGGGTGGACTTCCAGCTGCGGCGGGGCGAGGAGGTGCTGCGGGTACCCATGGCCAGTACCAGCCCAGACCGCGTCTTCTTCCAGCTGAACACGCTGGCCCCGGGAGACGGCGGTGTCTACACGTGCCGCTACCGGCTGCGAGACGAGCTAGCGCCCTGGTCCTTGGACAGCGCGCCCGCCGAGCTGGTGCTGAGCGATG GGACGCTCCCGGCGCCGGAGCTGTCGGCCGAGCCCGCGACTCTGAGGCCCGAGCCGGGGACGCTGGTGCAGCTGCGGTGCCGGGCCCCCCGCGCCGGCGTGCGCTTCGCCCTGGTGCGCGAGGGCGCGGGCCAGCGCCGGGTGCACGGTCTCTTGAGCCCCGCGGGGACGGAGGCCCACTTTGAGCTGCGCGACGTCTCGGCGGTCGACTCGGCCAACTACAGCTGCGTCTACACGGACACGGCGCCGCCCTTGGCGGGCTCCGCGCCCAGCGCGCCCGTGGAGCTGCGCGTGGACG GACCCCTGCCCAGGCCGCGGCTCCGGCCCCTGTGGACGGGGGCCGTGACTCCGGGCCGCGACGCTGTCCTACGCTGCGAGGGCCACGTGCCCGACGTCTCCTTCCTGCTGCTACGGTCCGGCGAAGAGGAGCCCTCGGCGGTGGTCTGGACCACCCACCCCTCCGCGGACCTCGTGCTGACCTACGTGGGGCCCCAACACGCCGGCAACTACAGCTGCGGCTACCGCTCCAACTGGCCCCACTCCCTGCTGTCCCAGCTCAGCGACCCGGTGGAGCTCCAAGTGGCAGGTGGAGCTCGGTTCCGTGGGCGCGTCGAGGCTCCCGGCCTTTGCCCGGATTGTACCCTCCTCCAGGAGTGCCCTTCCCCGCACCTCCTCCCAGCACTAACACTGGCCTAG
- the ZSCAN22 gene encoding LOW QUALITY PROTEIN: zinc finger and SCAN domain-containing protein 22 (The sequence of the model RefSeq protein was modified relative to this genomic sequence to represent the inferred CDS: substituted 2 bases at 2 genomic stop codons) produces the protein MRESGGALPLCDPVPRLQPSHISLEVCCPMAIPRSLVSPVPXEQDDFLRVKVEDEEASFSQAQESNFGHPSHPEAAHLRFRHFCFEEASNPREALARLREPCRQWLRPKVRSKEQVLELLVLEKLLGALPPEIQARVRARCPESGEEAVALVEDLTQALDERGWVLGSELSEASCKQSNSDESEPSDRATETLVGGLSPGPTFGDAREPEGSSERQAGLSGKMWTESVTQEMDFRKTSGPHRGALTDQPGCEAGALGDSPNVWPDFTSQEKTPSREKVDPLDGYGTEPPGTYLGRKPSKCGEYWKTFRSPLALEAHQKSRAQKMPHTCSECGKAFSRSAHLAQHQVVHTGAKPHECKECGKTFSRHTHLPQHQRIHTGEKPYACEECGKTFSRSTRLSQHRCVHTGERPYACEECGKAFRQSTHLPQHQRVHTGERPYACEECSKAFSQSTHLTQHLRIRAGEKPYRCDACGRAFSDCSALIRHLRIHSGEKPYQCQVCPKAFAQSSSLIEHXRVHSGEKPYKCSDCGKAFGRVSALRVHLQIHITVLQ, from the exons ACCCAGTTCCAAGGCTCCAGCCATCCCATATCTCACTGGAGGTCTGCTGCCCGATGGCCATCCCCAGGAGCCTTGTGAGCCCGGTGCCCTAGGAACAGGATGACTTTCTGCGAGTGAAGGTCGAGGATGAGGAGGCCAGCTTCTCTCAGGCCCAGGAGTCTAACTTTGGCCACCCCTCCCACCCTGAGGCTGCCCATCTGCGCTTCCGACACTTCTGCTTTGAGGAGGCATCCAACCCACGTGAGGCCCTGGCCCGGCTCCGGGAGCCCTGCCGCCAGTGGCTGCGGCCCAAGGTGCGCTCCAAGGAGCAGGTGCTGGAGCTGCTGGTGCTGGAGAAGCTCCTGGGCGCGCTGCCCCCCGAGATCCAGGCCCGCGTGCGGGCTCGGTGCCCCGAGAGTGGTGAGGAGGCTGTGGCGCTCGTGGAGGACCTGACCCAGGCACTGGACGAGAGAG GCTGGGTGCTGGGATCTGAGCTCTCAGAGGCGAGCTGTAAGCAGAGCAATTCGGACGAGTCAGAGCCGTCAGACAGGGCCACTGAAACCCTGGTAGGAGGGCTTTCCCCAGGACCCACCTTTGGTGATGCCCGCGAACCTGAGGGCAGCTCAGAGAGGCAGGCCGGACTCTCAGGGAAGATGTGGACAGAGTCTGTCACCCAAGAGATGGATTTCAGGAAAACTTCAGGGCCTCACAGGGGCGCCCTCACAGACCAGCCTGGCTGTGAAGCTGGTGCTTTGGGGGACAGTCCCAACGTGTGGCCAGACTTCACCTCCCAAGAGAAGACTCCTTCCAGAGAGAAAGTGGATCCACTGGATGGTTATGGCACAGAGCCTCCAGGCACATACTTGGGGAGGAAGCCCTCCAAGTGTGGTGAGTATTGGAAGACGTTCCGGAGCCCCTTGGCCCTGGAGGCCCACCAGAAGAGCCGTGCTCAGAAGATGCCCCACACCTGCAGtgagtgtgggaaagccttcagccGGAGTGCACACCTGGCCCAGCACCAGGTGGTCCACACGGGGGCCAAGCCCCACGAATGCAAGGAGTGCGGCAAGACCTTCAGCCGGCACACCCACCTGCCCCAGCACCAGAGGATCCACACCGGGGAGAAGCCCTACGCGTGTGAAGAGTGCGGCAAGACCTTCAGCCGCAGCACCCGCCTCAGCCAGCACCGGTGTGTGCACACGGGCGAGCGGCCCTACGCATGCGAGGAGTGTGGCAAGGCCTTCCGCCAGAGCACCCACCTGCCCCAGCACCAGCGTGTGCACACGGGTGAGCGGCCCTACGCATGCGAGGAGTGCAGCAAGGCCTTCAGCCAGAGCACCCACCTGACCCAGCACCTGCGCATCCGCGCAGGGGAGAAGCCCTACAGGTGCGACGCCTGCGGCCGAGCCTTCAGCGACTGCTCGGCTCTGATCCGGCACCTGAGGATCCACTCCGGAGAGAAGCCCTATCAGTGTCAGGTTTGTCCAAAGGCCTTTGCACAGAGCTCGTCCCTCATCGAGCACTAGAGGGTCCACTCGGGGGAGAAGCCCTACAAGTGCAGCGACTGTGGGAAGGCCTTCGGCCGCGTCTCAGCCCTCAGGGTTCACCTGCAGATCCACATCACCGTCCTGCAGTAG